TTTTTAATTGGGTGAATTTAAATAAGTAAGGAAAAATGTAAACCTTAAAGAATTCAGGataatgtttaaaatacaacagtaaacttctttctttccatgGGAAAATCTCTACAATTTTTTATTATCCAGGCATTCATTAACTAGAGCTCAATAAAGGACTAGGCAGTAATTAGAAAATCAAAGAGACAGAATTTCACATTTTGTGCAATTCTCTTTCCCTTCACAGCATGAGAGGCCTTTACTCTTCACCTTCCACCTTTTTGCCAACTTCACGACTCTTTGCTCGGAGCTTGTTGACCTGTGACTCTGCAATGTCAGCCCGCTCCTCGGCTTCCTCCAGCTCGTGCTGGATCTTGCGGAACTTGGAGAGGTTGACATTGGATAATTCCTCCTGTGCACATAGGAAGAGagataaatgtgttttaaaatgtttaataataTTTCTCCTGTAACACTGCAATGGACATAGTGTGGTATTTTGCCCTcacataatgaagaaaaaaaaaagggaagagtgTGAATAAGCATTTCATTAGTTCTAATACTTCTAGAGAGAATCCAAAGAAATAGCTTAAATGATAAATGTTTAGATGGCTTATAAGATATATAAGGAATCCCTTTCTGAATATGAAGTGCTAATGTACTTTGGAAATTTGAATAAATATACATTATTGCAgttatttccattttccatttacTTACTGCCATAAAGTTATGTATTACAGttttaaagtggtttttttgttttttttttttgttcaaggCAGAGATATGAAATAATGAACATAAAAGGAAGCAGAGCCCTACTCCCCCAGTTATGACCTGAGCCTTTACTGCTCTTCCCAGTGATGCAATAGTGCTCACAGAAAATGTATTCTACTGCCATCTAGACCCCTGAATTGTTCAGCCAGAACAGCTGTTCAttccaaaacaataaaaaagttGGAATGGAGCTATACAGGGGAAAGCAGCTACACAGAATTCCATCTCCAGCTGACTGGAGACTGGTGGCACACAGGAAAACTTACAGCCTCTTCAGCTTGTCTCTTATATGCTTTCACTTTCATTTGAAGTTTGTCCACCAGATCCTGCAGCCTGAGAGCGTTTTTCCTGTCTTCCTCAGACTAAAGAGAAGGAcaagaaagagaagcatttaATTGCCCCTCCCGTTTAAATACTCTGCATAAAACAGAGAATCACATTCATGATAGACAACTGCTGTCCAGTAAGGCAGACATAATAAACCAGATCTTCTTGACATGCTCAGAAAGATAATTCATGCTGATGTTCAAAGTCTCCTGACTGTGTGGCTCAGGACAGTGAGAAATCCCTAAGTGATACATTTGGGCTTTCTATAAGAAAAGAGGTGTGAGGTCAAGGAGTCCTCCTGCCTTACCTGGTAGGTCAGCTCCTTCACCCTCCTCTCGTACTTGCGCACACCCTTCACGGCTTCAGCGCTGCGCTTCTGCTCAGCATCAACCTCCCCTTCCAGCTCCCGCACCTGCAATGACAAGTCCACTTTGGAGCTTCCCTGATGGCTGCTCACCTGACATGGCTGCTCATGCATTAACAAAAGCCCTACTCACCCTGGCCTCCAGCTTCTGGATTTGCTTCTTGCCTCCCTTCAGAGCCAACTGCTCAGCCTCATCCAGACGAAGCTGCAGATCCTTCACTGTCTGGTCCAGGttcttcttcatcctctccAGGTGGGCGCTGGTGTCCTGCtccttcttcagctcttctgccATCATGGCTGCCTGATGAGAGCAAAAGAGCCAAAGCCATTTTGGGGCTGGAGACCTTTTAGGGGGAAGGCACTTATCTGAAGCAGTGCAAAGAACCCCCAGCTCACATCTGTGATGGCCTTCTTGGCCTTCTCTTCAGCATTGCGGGCTTCCTGGATCGTATCTTCCATTTCACTCTGAATTTGGGAAATATCTGTTTCCAGCTTCTTCTTGGTGTTGATCAAGCTGGTGTTCTGTTGAGCAGCAGACGTTTGTTTTGTTAGctcattatttcaaataaagaaCATTTCAGGATTTTGAATAATTTCAGACATAATTTTGTGAAAATATGATACCACagattgctcttttttttccccttcaatgATTAGTTGTATTACTTGGAAAAAGAGCACTTGAAATGACCTGCTCTGCGTCTCATCCACCAAGAGTGGTACAGAAAAGTAGTAAAAATAGAGTGAGGGAAGTCAGTGAAATGCCTTCTCTTCAACGTAATTAAGAAAGACTAATTCACTCTTGGAGAAAATTTGTAATGTTGGTAGGATGGATTCCTTCCAGAATCTTTTCAGCATTTGAAaccagattcttttttttagatttcAGCACTTGACTCATGGATTACTGTTATAGCATGTAGTTCATGTCACAGTCTGCTGAGCCAGGAGTTCATACCCATTTCTCCCTAGAGTTGACAAACATCAAGGAGTATCAGGATTCTCTGGTGTTATATTTTAACTGAGAAAGTAGTGAATGGTGGTGTAGTCTCAGAGTTTCAGTCCCTGACTTCTCAAATAGCGGACCATTTGGGATGTGTGACTAAAAATCTTGACCCTCTAAGTGTCCCTCCCTGGGACATTTTGTTAGGATGCAAAGAAAGTAGAAGCATGGGTATCATTGAATGCAACCTGGGAACACAGACAGTGTACACACTTCTTCAGTAAAAAACTCTTACAGTTCCACGATGTTTATTTCAGAACAGACTCTAATCTTCAAAGGTGCGCCTCCAATATCACTTGGAAAAAGCATCCAAGTATTCTCCTACTTACGAAGAGTATAATTTCTCACCAAGTGACTCACCTGGGTATGGAGAAGCTGTACACGTTCACTTGCATCCATCAGTTCCTGCTCAGCCGCCTTTCTACACCTCTCTGTTTGTTCTAGTGCTGCCCGTAGCTCTTCAATTTCAGCCTGCAGCAGGTTTGCTCTGCGCTCCACCATGGCCACCTGCTCCTTCAGGTCCTGTTGTGCCCTGAGGGCATCATCCAGGTGTATCTGGGTGTCCTGTAGATCCattgaaagaaattttaagCAGATTCAGAGTTGTTTGGCATGGAGAATATCGGCTCAGATATTTCTCTGCAGGCACCTTTTGTTAAACAAACCTTGAGCACTCCCTGTGTGTTCCTCAGGTTCTTTTGTGCATCTGCAGCCTGGCGGTTGGCGTGGCTGAGCTGGATCTCCATTTCATTCAGGTCTCCTTCCATCTTCTTCTTCAGCCGCAGGGCTTCATTCCTGCTCCTGATCTCAGCATCCAGGGTGCTCTGCAAAGACTCCACGACTCGGAGGTGGTTTCTCTTCAATTGGTCAATCTCCTCATCTTTCTCTGCTATCTTCCTGTCAATCTCAGATTTCACCTGGTTGAGCTCAAGCTGGAGGCGCAGAATCTTCCCCTCTTCATGTTCAAGGGAGgcctggataaaaaaaaaaattagatcaCTTTTTATGAGACAAATGTTGGACCAGAAGCTCTCAATGAGAAGGAGAGACATGTTTAGATAATGGCTTTTTATAGAAACACTCTTTTCCTCTTGTGCCTGGGAATTATGTCCCAGTGCTCATTAGTCAGAGATCCAAGACTTAAATGAGAGCAACAAATGATGCTGTGTACCTCAGCTTCCTCCAGGGAGGCCTGGAGTTCAGATTTCTCCTGCTCAATCTGCTTCTTGACTTTCTCCAGCTCATGAATCGCCTTTCCTCCCCCAGCAATCTGCTCCGTGAGGTCAGAAATCTCCTCTGGGGGAGCAAAGACCAATGTCATGGTCAGGCAGAGAGATGGATGGGAAGGGCCCTGCTACACCAAGGTGACAGGCATCTCTGCAGACCTGTGGCCACAGAGCCGTGTGGAGTGCTGGGTAGCGGTGGTCAGTGAGAaggccctgccagcagcagagggcCAGGGACTTACGCTGCAAGTTCTTGTTCTCACGCTTCAGCGTCTCCAGGTGGTCCAAGGACTCCTCATAGGCATTCTTCATCTTAAAGAGCTCTGTGCTGAGCGAGCGAGACTCCTTCTGGGAGGCTTCCAGCTCAGCCTGTGTTTCCTCATACTTCTGCTTCCATTCTGCCAGGATCTGAAGAGAAATGGGGTGTGAGTATGGAGGTGACAATCAGGAGGGGAGGCTCTGCCCAGGAGCCCCAGGGCTGAAGCCCAAAAGACCTTGTCAAAGTTCCTCTGCTTCTTATCCAGAGCTGCGCAGGCAGCATTTGATCTCTCCACATCAATCATCAAGTCCTCCACTTcattctgcagcctctgctttgtcttttccagGGAAGCACATTTGGCATTGACAGCTTCAACATGTTCCTCTGCATCCTGCAGGCGCTGTGCCAGCTTCTTCCTGGGAGGAGGTAAGCACAGGTCCACGTAAGTGGGGAAATAGGATCTTGTGGTGTGTAGTCAGGATGTTTGTCACAACATCACATTTATCCACTTGGTAGTGTGTGATCCCTGTTTGTGCAGACGTGTAGGAACTCTCCCATCCAGTGGCTCTATTTCTGTGGCTGTATCCTGGGCTACAGCAATTGAGACTGTGCTCTTTACCCTGCTGTTCATACCAGCATCCCTCTGCTATTCCCCATCTAAAGAACTTTGATGATCCTGCCTTTCCCCAGTGTGCTTTTCCCAATTGCTCTCATCCTGGCACCATGCCCAGAAGTAGAACAGTGGATTCTTTCAGGGAACGTCACAGTGGTCTCCTGAAACTTCTGTTCTCAGTGTCTCCCAGTCTTCCTCACCCGCCCCACATACTTggcctcctccagctcctctgtgcGCTGAATAGCGTCTGTCTCATATTTGGTTCTCCACTGGGCCACTTCACTGTTGGCCTTGGACAGGGCACGCTGCAGCTCCCCCTtggcctcctgctcctcctcgTACTGTTCCCGCAGCAAGTCACAGTCGTGGCGAGCAGACTGCAGGGCGTGGGCCAGGGCATTCTTGGCCTTTGGGAAAAGTAGTAGTgtgagaaaaatggaaatattttgtaaaagaatTACTTCATAATGTgcagaaaagagggagaagagctTGCTTGGGGAGACTTGCACCGAATTATATATATGTGCTTTTTGTCCCTCtcatctttttggttttgcaatTTCATATGTATCTGAAGCTTTCATCTGTATCTGAAAGACAGGATTTGGGGAGCCTTCTTACCTTTATCTCTTCCTCTAGGTGCCTCTTGAGTTCTTCAATCTGTTGGGTAAATCCTTGCTTGCCTCTTGACAATTGAGAAATAAGAGCATCTTTTTCCTCCACCTGTCGTGAATATTCACCTAGGATGGTTCAGATGAGTAAAAGAACCTTCTTATTACTTATTTAGAAGTATTGAAATTGATATTTAAATGCACATAATATAGTTTGgctaatacatttttctttctttcatggAATCCTAATCACTAATACCTATGTTTATCTCTGAGTATGCTGAAACATTTGTCCTAGAGGCATAAATGAGATATATCATGCCCCTTGTCCAACATCTAGCTAGTAAGTCCCACATCTGACTATGTTACACTAAGTCAAGTGAACACTTCAAACCTTGAGCTTACAGATGGAGTATATGTGCTCAGGTATATCACTGTCCTCTGCTGAAAACCCCCTGGGAAGTAGAAGGATGAAGTTTAGTTTATGAGAGAGATTGTTTCTTTAAAACTCCAATGACAGAATCAGAACAGtctaggttggaagggatcttgaaAGGTCATCCAGTCCTCTCTGTCTTGGGAAAGGGAGACTAGATGAGACTATCTAGCACCCTGTCCTTTCAtgtcttgaaaacctccagtgaTGGGGACCCGACCACACTGGTGAGGAGGTTGTTCCACAGACTGTTTTTTCCAGTCCCTGAATCATGTTACATGTTTTTTGAAAGCTACAGGTCATATACTGGTCTATATGTTAAAAAACATAAATGTCTTACCAGTTTCTGTTTGTAGACGAGCTCTTTGTGCACTAATGTCATTTATTGTGCGCTGttgttcctcctcctttctcttgaTCTCACTGAGTTGATCTTCTAGGGAACGACACATCTTCTCCAGATTTGCCTGTTTGCATGAAGAAAAGAATCAAACATGACTGGAGATTCAACACATAACTACTGAGAATCACAAGTCCTatgaaggataaaaaaaaagaaaccaaagcttTAGACTTATACTCAAAATGTCTCAGTTAGCAAATATATCTTTCTATGAAATTTGGATACCTATTTTGAACActtatataatttattaatgtacactcatttttttcagtagataAAAAGGATGATGGTATACTGTATCATGAGAAAACAGTGTAACTTTCTGTTCATCTCCGAGTGATTTTTGTCATTAAAGTGTttaaggcaggaaaagaaatacaggaatTAAAAGGAAAGGGTGGGGTAAGACTAAATCCTATtatagaaaaaatgaaaaaacttaCAAGGTCATTGTCTTACATTTCACAGCTGTAATAGTCTGAACCATGCAATGAGACCCTATTTATCCTTAGGTTAGCTGCTTCAGATAAAATTTTTAACTCTCACCCAAAGGGTAGAacatattattataataatactgaaatatttaaactcAAATTCAAGCTATAGAGTTCAGCTATTCATGATGAATAGTTTCAAGTTTCAAGTATGAATAACATAAATTTCtatgttaaaatataaatactcGATTAAGTTTGAATTACTACAAAGAACTATTTCAGTGCCTTGGCTTTGGAGACAGACTCCATGTTACTGGCCAGGTCGTCAATCTCCATCTTCAGCTcactcttctccttctccagcttctgcttcacCCGTTGCAGGTTGTCAATCTGCTCCCCAAGCTCAGCCGTGCTGTCCGCGTGCTTCTTCCGCAGGGCGGCAGCCGTGGCTTCGTGCTGCAGTGTGGCCTCTTCCAGGTCACGGCGCATCTTCTGAAATTCTGCCTCACGCTTCTTGTTCATCTCAATCTGAGCTGAGGtagctcctcctgcttcttccagGCGCTCGCTgatctcctccagctccctggagaGGTCAGCTcgctgcttctctgcttttgccCGCGATGTTCGCTCTGCTTCAATTTCCTCCTCCAGTTCCTCAATACGAGCCTGGGGAACATTGGGAACAACCCTTCATACCCACACCTTTGTCCCAGTTGATGGCTTTTGGATGGgtagaaagaaggaaaagagactCACCTGCAGCTCCTTGATCTTCTTCTGGAATTGCATGCCCAGGGCTTGCTCATCCTCAATTTTGCTCTGGATCTGGCTGATTTCAAAGTCTTTCCTTTGGGCAAGGCAAACCCTGTTAGTGCCTGAACAAAACCACCCAagtgcagcagcccagcactcaGGTGTCCCACAGCCACACTTACTTCTTCAGTTTCTCATCCAGCTGCTGTTTATCATTTTCCAGATCCATGATGCTGTCATTTGACAGCTTCAGATCTCCTTCCAGTTTCCTCTTGGCTCTCTCAAGGTCCATGCGCAGTTTCTTCTCTTGCTCCAGGGACCCTTCCAGCTACAACAAACAAGACCATCAATGTTCTACCAGCCAGGTCTAACTCCACACCTGTCCTGTTCTTGCTCTATGCCTGTGTGCTTACATCATCCACTTGCTGCTCCAGCTTGGTCTTTGCTTTGGTCAGAGTATTGACTTTGTCCTCTTCTACCTGCAGGTCATCCAGCGTCTGCTGATGGGCCTCTTGGAgggctttcttctcttttgtcaGCTTCACAATGGTCTCATCCAAGGTTGCCATCTCCTCTGTGAGGTTTTTCACCTTTGAGAAGAAAGGAGCAAGTGTAAATAAAGGAAGTTGAGATAGAAGTCTTGTAACAGCACAGTGGTCTTGAGTGAGGCTTGCATGAACAGTTCTGCCTCATACCTTGTTTTCAGTGgcatgtttttccttctcaaccTTGGCCAGTGTTAGCTCAAGGTCATCAATATCTTTCTTCAGCTCTGAACATTCATCCTCCAGTTTTCTCTTCTTAGCTGTCAGCTCAGCATTTatctcttcttcatcttctgctcTCTCTGTCAGCTCCTTAATTTTGGCTTCCAGCTGGATTTTAGTTTTGATGAGCTGGTCACATCTTTCCTCAGCATCAGCCAAACCATCAGCTTCCTACACATgataaattttaataatatattatttatacaggtttttttttcatactggtTTTCAAAAATGTAGTACTCTTCTCAATGCAGCTTTACAATGTCCTTTATAGGTAAAGCATTTCAAGAATACAAGaatatctttttgttttctactgcgcccaccccccaaaaaatctgaagtatttTATCATACTATAAGATCTAaactttttttgtggttttgtttttttgggtttttttttcttaaactttgcTCTTGTAACTCCAACATTGATTTTGAAGCCTGAAATCAGATATGATAGTATCTCCTTTGTAACTTCTCTTCATTTTACTTATGTTACATTGGACTGGAATGGAAACTTGCATGAAGTTCTGATGAAGAAAACTATGCTGTCAGATACGTTCTTAAAATAAGCACTGGTTTGGGATAATGTGTTTATTACTGAGACATTTGGGATCATTTTATGCAAGACATTAGGAGCCAAAAACATTAGTAATACTCACAGCCTGCACTTGGAGCTGCAGGTCATTTTTCTCCTGCACCAGTTTTAccattttctcctccagctccttccttttGGCCTCAGACTTTGCAAGCTCTTCCTTGGTTTTCTCAAACTCTTCCTTCATGTTTGCCATCTCCTTCTCAGATTCTGCACTCTTCAGCAAGGGCTTGATCTTGAAGAACAGCTTCATCCAGGACCAGTGCTTCACATTCATGAAAGACCTCACATTGTACTGGATGCAGAAGATGGACTCCctgaaatgtaattaaaatatatattatgttACATACTTTTGAACTTATAATACATACTAGTCTATACAGACATATTACATGAAGGTcatgtatatacatacatatactATACATGTATAGTAATTTATATTATAGTACTATATCTTAGTGTGTGTAAAAATATATTGTATagtataaattatatatttcctaatactattttatatatatatatatacacactacAGGTATCTCTAAAGATAACTCCCTAGTGTGATGTAGATTATTAATCTGTATGGACATTCTGAAGTCCAGATGTTTGTCACATTCTCacaggtaaagaaaaagaaaacctctaGAAGCTGAATTGATCCCTTTCGTAAAACTTATTCAAGAGAAGAGCATACTTGTACTAGAAGTAAGTGTTTCTCACCTTCAGTTATAATGGTGCAGTAAAATAATTAACTTAGACTAGATAACTGGTTTCTGGACATATAATGTAGCCATTTactgaatttattaaaaaaatagcgTAGAGGGTGATGTAGGTTTGAAACAATCATTTTTTCTACAAGTGAGATTATTACTTTTCCTACTGCCAGGGTATCCTCCCAAATACATCCATATGGGTAAACCGAATTAATGAGAACAAATGAGACTTGTAGAGAAGCagcttattttcagttttgccaATGAGATTTGGCCCAGCAAGCCAAATAAGTATCTACCTCCTCTCCATCATTTTCTTGAACTCCACTCTCATCAGGAAGCCCCTGCACCTTGCCTGTGTGCGGGTGATGAGCTGGGCCAGCTTCTCATCTCTCATCTCCTCCAGGAGTCCCAGTAGCCCAGCTTTGAAGAACACCTTGAGATAGGGAATGTTGCAGTACATTATGTCAGGTATTTCAAGCACAGTACATAATGTCAGGTATAATATGCACGTATATATGTGCatgtatgtatgcatgtatgtatGCGTGTATGCACAGTACATCAGTCAAGCAGCATTTGTACCTTGGTGTGACCAAATTTATATTGGGTATGGTCCACATCGATGGATCCAAGGAGCTTCTCAGAAGCCTTCTTGCTGTCAATGAACTGTCCCTCTGGGATGGCACTGGCATTAAGCACCTTATACCTGCAGGAAGAAGAATATAAAGAAGTTCAGGTAGGAATCTGATTCAATCAAACCTATAGTGATGATGCCATTGTCAAGAATCAAGAGTGGACAAGTGTGAATATGGCTGAACTCTGTTCTATTgtttagaaataatattttcatggGTAAACgtgtttttaggaaaaaaaacccttacaCTTTCCTCAGTCCAGAAATTGACACAGAATGGGTACTGATTTCCATAAGTAACAGCTGACATATTTCACATGCCCTGTTATCCAGTGCTCTCCAAATGTGATCTTtatgtgcaagaaaaaaatatgtggagaggtaaagaaattcttcatccTAAATAGTGGCAGTACAAACTCTCTGGGTATTTTCCAGCTGATATAGAATACGATGCaagatctttttattttatttgtggtttgtttgtttcggtttggttttgtttttttccccaacaagTTAGTCTAGAgtattttctagtttttttgTTGACATTTCTGTGCTAATGACTGAAAGTGATAATACACTTGCTACCCAGAAGTTAACTAAGTCTAAGCTAGTCAACTTCATTTCTGGatagataatttaaaaatgctttaccCCATGGCAGAATATGAAAAAAGGAGTAAATAAAAGCCCATTGAAAATTCTTATTGTTTTGTTAGCTGTAGAAAGAGACTGGATTATTAGCTTGGACAATTCACTTTTATATGCCTAAAGTTAGGTACAATCTACTTCTCCCATAACTGCCACAGTGGTTAAAACTATTAGGAAGTATACATCATTAAGCACTGGTGGATATGTTGGAGGGTGTATGACATGGAATCTGACCTCTGTTTAAAGTCTGCATAGGGGATTCTGCTGGGGAATCCTTTCCTGCAAATTCTGATCCCTTCTAGCACACCATTACACCGCAGTTGATGCAGCACCAGCTCATGTTCCATGGCACCTAGTGAACGACATAATGAATTCATTGTACTACACAGAGAAGAACACATTTATCATATATTTGAATGTTAACAACTTACCAggtgtttttgtttcattaggAATAAGGCATCGCACAAAATGGGGATGTGTGCTCCGCAGGTTGCTCATCAGCTTGTTTAAGTTTTCCTTAAGAGCAAGAGCAACAGCTTGCTTTAGAAAATGACACTTAGACAACCTCAGTACTAGATGGAGTGAAGGCACTGTGATAAAACCATGaacagtactttttttttttttttaatacagctttttttctgaaagattaTTTCCAAGGATTCAACGAGAATCCTTCTTTGTTATGAAACTcgtggctttttcttttctgaacatgaaaattttatatattaGATGACTCTAAATctcttctgaaattaattttctgtatctttttcaaaatgcagtAAAATTTATAATGATAGTTCTACAATACCCGGAAAAGAGCCGAAACAGTCTGGAAGGAAGAACCCTTCTTCTTAGCGCCCTTCTTGCCACCGCCACTACTctctaaacaaaaatattttttaaaaaagaaatagataaCAAAAGCACATGGTTAGAATCTGAAAAACTTTGTGTGTTCAtcttaaaataatacaaaatgtAATAGTATAAAAATTGTAATAGTGTAAAAAATTGCAATTGTATACAGTGTTTAAAGTTACAACGAGagccttgatttttttcagatgaaagcagaaaaacatctAATGGCTGAAGAAAGGGCAAACAGGAAATGTAACATTTTGCAAAGTAAGTTATTTGAATTAAATCCCTAATGAATAGACTAAGTGTAGtctttatgtatttttacatttaagaGTATGAATAAATTTAGTAGCATGTTGGTCTTTGTGTTAATGTTGTAGTACAACTTCCTGATCCTAAATATTAAGGTCCCTAGAGAAATGTAATATCCTTTATTAGTCTAAGTGACTAAGATGTGTAAGTAGATGAGATTTCATGTTTCTAATTTTTGAAATGTTAGTATTACTGCAAAATattactgcaatttttttttctcgtgAAAAATATACTTTACTGAATTCAAGGAAATCACCTGCTTCTGCCCCACCAGCAGAGGCAAAGAGTAAGGCCAGTGTCTTCAATGATGATTTCTGGTATAGCCCCACAACAGTTTCATTCAGAGGGTCCTTGTTCTTCTCCAGCCATCCAGCGATGTTGTAGTCCACTGTGCCAGCATAGTGCACCAGGGAGAAGTGGGCCTCAGCCTTGCCTTTACCAGGCTTGGGTTTCTGGAAGTTGTTGGACTTTCCCAGATGCTGGTCATAGAGCTTGTTCTTGAAAGAGGTGTCTGTTGCCTTGGGGAACATGCACTCCTCTTCCAGGATGGAGAAGATGCCCATGGGCTGGAAGAAATAGGAACATGTAAGGGAAGAAAATGTGGAAGCAAAAAGCACAGATAATGTATATCGGGGAGAGGCATGGAAGATAAAAGTCCTTCAAAAAGTCCTCCTCAGAATGTGTAgtcttattttttccagaaagggCATTTTGTTACTGGATATGCCATCAGTTATATAAAAACATGCTCACTCATAAGTTTCAAGGTTGTGATGTAATAAAGTATTAGTAGCATACAGATTTGGGGAAGAATTTACACTTCCTAAATGCTTTTTCTTGGAAACAAGATGGAAAACTTCTTTAAACATACCAAAATTGAAGCTGCTCAGTGTATTTACTCAATCAATATGCGTATAAAAATCCTGCACAATTTGACTATGAACAGTGACTCAGACTgaaattttttccccatataaATCATGTGTACTACACAACAGAATCCCATagacaatgaaataaaagacaaaatacaaaattctttAAGCCCAGAAAGAACCATGCTGAGTTCCACACATTAACAGTGGTCTAAATTGTGCATTGAGGTTTCCTTTTATGTTTCACATCTAAAAAGCTATTAAGTTGTATTGGGTCCAGAAACCTTCTCAATGAGCTCAATGCAGGCAGCCAGGTCCATCCCAAAGTCAATGAACTCCCAGTCGATTCCTTCTTTCTTGTACTCCTCTTGCTCCAGCACGAACATGTGGTGGTTGAAGAACTGTTGCAGTTTCTCATTGGTGAAGTTGATGCACAGTTGCTCCAGGCTGTTGAACTGCAGAATGCAAAGAGATTTCACTTTCCCAGGAACACTTTCCATCTTTgaacaggttttattttcaaccCATTAAGATCTCCATGATTTGGGGCCTGAATTTCTAGTCATGGAACTGAACAAGTGACTGGCATATTCCATCCTCTGAATTATCTCCCCTACTGCCTCAACATGATTCTGAgctctgaaaagctgcagagctTACTCCAAGTCCATCTTTTAATCTACTTGAGTTGTCTACACTTCCAATCTATTCCCAAGAGTTCAGAGGGAATCTGGATTCAGTAccagaaaaattttctttcaacatGGCATGTTTTAATGCGTTCAAAATCTGTCTCTGCTACTACCTATGAgtttttcaacattttcttGTCAGTTCTAAATGCAATTCCCTTCTGCATGTACCAGTAGACATCTGCAAAAAGTTGCAGTCCTTGTGTAGAATATTTACTATGAGAACCCGAAAGTCTGgattctctgaaaaataaaagcaatcaataatttaaaaaaaaaaaaagtttcttttgttttccagtttcttaATGACTCTTCCAGGAAACTTGTATAAAGAATGTCCTCTTACATCAAAGATCTCAAAGCCAGCAATGTCCAG
Above is a genomic segment from Heliangelus exortis chromosome 20, bHelExo1.hap1, whole genome shotgun sequence containing:
- the LOC139805571 gene encoding myosin-1B — translated: MSSDAEMAAFGEAAPYLRKSEKERIEAQNKPFDAKSSVFVVHAKQSYVKSKIQSRESGKVTVKTEDGETLTVKEDQIFSMNPPKYDKIEDMAMMTHLHEPAVLYNLKERYAAWMIYTYSGLFCVTVNPYKWLPVYNPEVVLAYRGKKRQEAPPHIFSISDNAYQFMLTDRENQSVLITGESGAGKTVNTKRVIQYFATIAASGDKKKEETSGKMQGTLEDQIISANPLLEAFGNAKTVRNDNSSRFGKFIRIHFGATGKLASADIETYLLEKSRVTFQLKAERSYHIFYQIMSNKKPELIEMLLITTNPYDYLYVSQGEITVPSINDQEELMATDSAIDILGFSPDEKTAIYKLTGAVMHYGNLKFKQKQREEQAEPDGTEVADKAAYLMGLNSADLLKALCYPRVKVGNEYVTKGQTVQQVYNSVGALAKSVFEKMFLWMVVRINQQLDTKQPRQYFIGVLDIAGFEIFDFNSLEQLCINFTNEKLQQFFNHHMFVLEQEEYKKEGIDWEFIDFGMDLAACIELIEKPMGIFSILEEECMFPKATDTSFKNKLYDQHLGKSNNFQKPKPGKGKAEAHFSLVHYAGTVDYNIAGWLEKNKDPLNETVVGLYQKSSLKTLALLFASAGGAEAESSGGGKKGAKKKGSSFQTVSALFRENLNKLMSNLRSTHPHFVRCLIPNETKTPGAMEHELVLHQLRCNGVLEGIRICRKGFPSRIPYADFKQRYKVLNASAIPEGQFIDSKKASEKLLGSIDVDHTQYKFGHTKVFFKAGLLGLLEEMRDEKLAQLITRTQARCRGFLMRVEFKKMMERRESIFCIQYNVRSFMNVKHWSWMKLFFKIKPLLKSAESEKEMANMKEEFEKTKEELAKSEAKRKELEEKMVKLVQEKNDLQLQVQAEADGLADAEERCDQLIKTKIQLEAKIKELTERAEDEEEINAELTAKKRKLEDECSELKKDIDDLELTLAKVEKEKHATENKVKNLTEEMATLDETIVKLTKEKKALQEAHQQTLDDLQVEEDKVNTLTKAKTKLEQQVDDLEGSLEQEKKLRMDLERAKRKLEGDLKLSNDSIMDLENDKQQLDEKLKKKDFEISQIQSKIEDEQALGMQFQKKIKELQARIEELEEEIEAERTSRAKAEKQRADLSRELEEISERLEEAGGATSAQIEMNKKREAEFQKMRRDLEEATLQHEATAAALRKKHADSTAELGEQIDNLQRVKQKLEKEKSELKMEIDDLASNMESVSKAKANLEKMCRSLEDQLSEIKRKEEEQQRTINDISAQRARLQTETGEYSRQVEEKDALISQLSRGKQGFTQQIEELKRHLEEEIKAKNALAHALQSARHDCDLLREQYEEEQEAKGELQRALSKANSEVAQWRTKYETDAIQRTEELEEAKKKLAQRLQDAEEHVEAVNAKCASLEKTKQRLQNEVEDLMIDVERSNAACAALDKKQRNFDKILAEWKQKYEETQAELEASQKESRSLSTELFKMKNAYEESLDHLETLKRENKNLQQEISDLTEQIAGGGKAIHELEKVKKQIEQEKSELQASLEEAEASLEHEEGKILRLQLELNQVKSEIDRKIAEKDEEIDQLKRNHLRVVESLQSTLDAEIRSRNEALRLKKKMEGDLNEMEIQLSHANRQAADAQKNLRNTQGVLKDTQIHLDDALRAQQDLKEQVAMVERRANLLQAEIEELRAALEQTERCRKAAEQELMDASERVQLLHTQNTSLINTKKKLETDISQIQSEMEDTIQEARNAEEKAKKAITDAAMMAEELKKEQDTSAHLERMKKNLDQTVKDLQLRLDEAEQLALKGGKKQIQKLEARVRELEGEVDAEQKRSAEAVKGVRKYERRVKELTYQSEEDRKNALRLQDLVDKLQMKVKAYKRQAEEAEELSNVNLSKFRKIQHELEEAEERADIAESQVNKLRAKSREVGKKVEGEE